From Anaerohalosphaera lusitana, one genomic window encodes:
- a CDS encoding mechanosensitive ion channel family protein — translation MEAFFEDLYAYAAAYGLRILAAIIVFAVGIWLARLLSGLAEMAALKSQLEENFSRFLRNASYATLIVIVAVAALGVLGIPTASIIVLIAAAALAVGLAIQGSLANFASGINLSLDQPFKVGDIVEIANRRGKVNQIRLFTTIINTPDNVRIIIPNSRITSTSICNYTVNGTRRLDLTFNVSYEEKIDRARHIIMNVLAMDARVLADPEPVVAIKELGDSAIRFAVQPWVRAADYWQLKYDLNTEIKQALDENHIAIPYPHREIHVIGSSPASHQEHAPIEH, via the coding sequence ATGGAAGCTTTCTTTGAAGACCTATACGCATACGCAGCAGCTTACGGCCTGAGAATCCTCGCAGCCATAATTGTTTTTGCTGTCGGTATATGGCTCGCAAGATTGCTCTCGGGCCTTGCCGAAATGGCGGCTCTCAAATCTCAGCTCGAAGAGAACTTCTCCAGGTTTCTGCGAAATGCAAGCTACGCCACCCTCATTGTCATAGTCGCAGTCGCCGCCCTCGGTGTGCTCGGTATACCAACAGCCTCGATCATAGTGCTCATCGCAGCCGCCGCACTCGCGGTTGGCCTGGCGATTCAGGGCTCACTCGCCAACTTCGCTTCCGGCATAAATCTTTCGCTCGACCAGCCGTTCAAAGTTGGAGATATTGTCGAGATCGCCAACCGCCGCGGAAAGGTGAACCAGATACGCCTCTTCACGACCATCATCAACACCCCGGACAACGTTCGCATAATTATACCAAACAGCAGGATCACCTCCACCAGCATCTGCAACTACACCGTCAACGGCACACGCAGGTTGGATCTGACTTTCAATGTCTCCTACGAAGAGAAGATCGACAGGGCCCGCCACATAATCATGAACGTTCTTGCCATGGACGCTCGCGTCCTTGCCGACCCTGAACCCGTCGTCGCCATCAAAGAGCTCGGCGACAGCGCCATCCGTTTTGCCGTCCAGCCCTGGGTTCGTGCAGCCGACTACTGGCAGCTCAAGTACGACCTCAACACCGAGATCAAACAGGCCCTCGACGAAAACCACATCGCCATCCCATATCCGCACAGAGAGATCCACGTCATTGGCTCTTCGCCCGCATCCCATCAAGAACACGCCCCAATCGAACACTGA
- a CDS encoding TlpA family protein disulfide reductase, producing MSAKKLTFAFITALFVFAPITIADGKVGEKAPDITVRQWLTPNSPDVKNLQGSPYVVEFWATWCKPCVKNIPHLVELNKKYRDSGLKILGLCQDKAPREINKLIRKNKIDYHVAIDNGSADWFAIRAYPTVMVVDHTGTITWRGLPWRSGFEKAIKAAIEKAPPQFLADIDLGPFADHKQALKGGKNFTKAYYDINHYASETDGSSKSRLAKKIVDRIDTGLQKQLDKAAKVSGSDPVTALCIYDQIARRYSGITPAIRAKILKRQLTENLHKQQSENKELAFFYNTARTTSNQSRESVD from the coding sequence ATGAGCGCAAAGAAGCTCACGTTTGCATTTATCACAGCGCTGTTCGTATTCGCGCCGATCACCATCGCGGACGGCAAGGTCGGCGAAAAAGCACCGGACATCACGGTCCGTCAATGGCTCACTCCGAATTCACCCGACGTAAAAAATCTCCAGGGCTCTCCCTACGTCGTCGAATTCTGGGCAACATGGTGCAAGCCCTGCGTAAAGAATATCCCTCATCTCGTCGAGCTCAACAAAAAGTACCGCGACTCGGGCCTCAAAATACTCGGCCTCTGCCAGGACAAGGCCCCGCGCGAGATAAACAAACTCATCCGCAAAAACAAGATCGACTACCACGTCGCCATCGACAACGGCTCCGCAGACTGGTTCGCCATCCGTGCTTATCCCACCGTAATGGTCGTAGACCACACCGGCACCATCACATGGCGAGGCCTGCCATGGAGATCCGGCTTCGAAAAGGCGATCAAAGCCGCCATCGAAAAGGCGCCCCCGCAGTTCCTCGCCGACATCGATCTCGGCCCCTTCGCCGACCACAAACAGGCCCTCAAGGGCGGCAAGAACTTCACCAAAGCCTACTACGACATAAACCATTATGCATCCGAGACCGATGGCTCATCCAAAAGCCGGCTGGCAAAAAAGATCGTCGACCGCATCGATACCGGCCTGCAAAAACAGCTCGACAAAGCTGCGAAAGTCAGCGGTTCCGACCCCGTCACCGCGTTGTGCATCTACGACCAGATCGCCAGACGCTACAGCGGAATAACACCCGCCATCCGCGCAAAGATACTCAAACGCCAACTCACCGAGAACCTGCACAAACAGCAGTCCGAAAATAAGGAGCTGGCATTCTTCTACAACACGGCCCGAACTACGTCGAATCAAAGCCGTGAATCCGTAGACTGA
- a CDS encoding NF038122 family metalloprotease, translated as MFTKFKTIKVSQQLSLALLLACALHVSSASASTSTDFAPAYGTGISTDAQTAIDRAVASWSTYLKDPVAVNLNFEFRTLAAGTITETSPGTLYGDYDQIRSMLVNNAGQPYNDREQSLLPNLPTASQFAATVPEGFSVQKSIAITQANYHALGGTGFTGSDGSIVFSNNVTWDFDRTDGITAGSYDFQGVAMHEIGHALGFTTELDYVDRVISDGLTRDTTWPTVMDLFRFNSAALDDPSFDFTTTQRNLTPGGSHAFYLGDDYLDLSTGEHTGDGQQGEHWKNNLSLGLMDPLAPGKMIDISNNDLAVMDLIGWDVEYSAVPEPATLILLSVGALALGRSRRK; from the coding sequence ATGTTTACAAAATTCAAAACAATAAAAGTGTCTCAGCAGCTTTCACTGGCTCTGCTCCTCGCGTGTGCCTTACACGTAAGCTCTGCATCAGCATCCACCAGCACCGATTTCGCACCTGCTTACGGCACGGGCATCTCAACCGATGCACAGACGGCCATAGACCGCGCAGTCGCATCATGGTCCACCTACCTCAAGGACCCTGTCGCCGTAAACCTTAACTTTGAGTTCCGGACCCTCGCCGCCGGCACCATAACCGAGACCTCCCCCGGCACCCTCTACGGCGATTACGACCAGATACGCAGCATGCTCGTAAACAATGCCGGTCAACCTTACAATGACCGCGAACAATCACTCCTGCCAAATCTGCCCACCGCATCCCAGTTCGCCGCCACCGTCCCGGAAGGCTTCAGCGTACAAAAAAGCATCGCGATCACACAGGCAAATTATCACGCTCTGGGCGGCACCGGCTTTACCGGCTCGGACGGCTCGATCGTATTCTCGAATAACGTCACATGGGACTTCGACCGCACCGACGGCATCACCGCAGGCAGCTACGATTTCCAGGGCGTCGCAATGCACGAGATCGGTCACGCTCTCGGCTTCACCACCGAACTCGACTACGTGGACAGGGTGATTTCCGACGGCCTGACGCGCGATACGACCTGGCCCACCGTTATGGATCTTTTCCGTTTCAACTCCGCCGCTCTCGACGACCCCTCTTTCGATTTCACGACCACACAGAGAAACCTCACGCCCGGCGGCTCCCACGCATTCTATCTCGGCGACGACTACCTCGACCTCTCCACAGGTGAACACACAGGCGATGGTCAACAGGGCGAACACTGGAAAAACAACCTGTCACTCGGCCTCATGGACCCCTTGGCCCCCGGCAAAATGATCGACATTTCCAACAACGACCTCGCGGTTATGGACCTCATCGGCTGGGACGTCGAATATTCCGCTGTCCCAGAACCGGCTACCCTCATTCTGCTCAGCGTAGGTGCTCTGGCACTGGGCAGGTCACGTCGAAAATGA
- a CDS encoding transporter substrate-binding domain-containing protein produces the protein MYKNCPKQFTLVFFLILIFSGFIQAQPANADINDRQLVAKDDFDYPPYSFLDDNGSPTGFNIELLKKIAVEMDLDIRIELDPWSIVRNELETGQIDIIAGMYYSPERDKKVDFTQPHSITYGAIFSRRGSDIRSLEQLNDKTIIVLEADIMHDFLLESDIAADILLVESLTEGFRKLAAGNADCMLAENQQGRYVIRKNKLGNIITVGPPLSPNLYCFAVTEGDTQLLDALNEGLNRLKASGEYDRLFAKWRQSMHHKNQVRKILAYAALVMSVLSALVAVIFFWSWTLRKRVAEKTQQLQTELAERKRITKLLNLKNEELENIIYVNSHDLRSPIVNITGFSTELHFLFDRLEKILKENSLPDDVQAEISHIIDDEVPQCVKFITSNAKKIDDLQSGLLKISRLGTQTLNITNVNMNTLVTEAIQLQRDKHADSSPHISVGDLPTCFADFDQLRLAIYHLIDNAVKYAQPDQKAVVHITGSHEDGYSTYCISDKGIGIKPQYQEKVFEMFHRLEPSSPVTGEGLGLTIVRRIIDRLEGRIWVESEVDAGTQVFISLPAPTQNHSPDQL, from the coding sequence ATGTACAAAAATTGCCCAAAACAATTCACTTTGGTGTTTTTCCTGATACTCATTTTCAGCGGATTTATCCAGGCACAGCCTGCCAACGCAGATATTAATGACCGACAACTGGTCGCCAAGGACGATTTTGACTACCCGCCGTACTCATTTCTCGACGATAACGGAAGCCCTACCGGCTTTAACATCGAGCTCCTTAAAAAAATCGCTGTAGAAATGGACCTTGATATCCGGATCGAGCTCGATCCCTGGTCCATAGTTCGCAACGAGCTGGAGACCGGACAGATCGACATCATCGCAGGCATGTACTACAGCCCTGAACGAGACAAAAAAGTCGACTTCACCCAACCTCATTCCATAACCTACGGCGCCATATTTTCCAGAAGAGGCTCGGACATCCGAAGCCTCGAACAGTTAAACGACAAAACCATAATCGTCCTCGAAGCGGACATAATGCACGATTTCCTGCTCGAAAGCGATATAGCCGCGGACATCCTGCTCGTTGAAAGTCTCACCGAGGGTTTCCGCAAACTTGCTGCCGGCAACGCCGATTGTATGCTCGCAGAGAATCAGCAGGGGCGCTACGTTATACGCAAGAACAAGCTCGGTAACATCATCACCGTCGGCCCTCCCTTGAGCCCGAACCTGTACTGCTTCGCCGTCACCGAAGGCGATACACAACTACTCGACGCTCTCAACGAAGGCTTGAACCGCCTCAAGGCCTCAGGCGAATACGACCGACTGTTCGCCAAATGGCGGCAATCAATGCACCACAAAAATCAGGTCCGAAAGATCCTCGCCTACGCTGCACTGGTAATGTCCGTACTCTCCGCACTCGTCGCCGTCATATTCTTCTGGTCCTGGACACTCCGTAAAAGAGTCGCGGAAAAAACGCAGCAGCTCCAAACCGAACTCGCCGAACGCAAACGAATCACCAAGCTCCTCAACCTCAAAAACGAAGAGCTCGAAAACATCATCTACGTCAACTCACACGACCTCCGCTCACCCATCGTCAACATAACAGGCTTCAGCACCGAACTGCATTTCCTTTTCGACCGTCTGGAAAAAATACTCAAAGAAAACTCACTCCCGGATGATGTCCAGGCCGAGATATCACACATCATCGACGACGAGGTCCCCCAGTGCGTCAAGTTCATCACCTCAAACGCCAAAAAAATTGACGATCTCCAGTCAGGCCTCCTCAAGATCAGTCGCCTCGGCACCCAGACACTGAATATCACTAACGTGAACATGAATACCCTCGTCACCGAAGCCATCCAGCTCCAGCGGGACAAACACGCCGATTCAAGTCCGCACATCTCCGTCGGCGACCTTCCCACATGCTTCGCGGATTTCGACCAACTGCGGCTGGCGATCTACCACCTCATCGACAACGCCGTAAAATACGCCCAGCCCGATCAAAAAGCGGTCGTCCACATCACAGGCAGCCACGAAGACGGCTACTCAACATACTGCATCAGCGACAAGGGCATCGGCATAAAACCGCAGTACCAGGAAAAGGTCTTCGAAATGTTCCACCGCCTCGAACCCTCATCACCCGTCACAGGCGAAGGTCTCGGCCTCACCATCGTTCGCCGAATAATCGACAGGCTCGAAGGCCGCATCTGGGTCGAGTCCGAAGTCGACGCCGGCACCCAGGTATTCATAAGCTTGCCCGCTCCCACGCAAAACCATTCACCCGATCAACTGTGA
- a CDS encoding ArsR/SmtB family transcription factor, with amino-acid sequence MTKENQMQKQKLDLLPDDYLEMAADCLKVMAHPVRLRIVNILMQGEFAVHEIAELCDLAPHQTCEHLRLLKGHGFLDSDRRGRTVYYKIASPQLPGLLECIKKNCNISK; translated from the coding sequence ATGACCAAAGAAAACCAAATGCAAAAACAGAAACTGGATCTGCTGCCAGACGACTACCTGGAAATGGCCGCCGACTGCCTCAAGGTCATGGCCCACCCGGTCCGCCTTCGCATCGTCAACATCCTTATGCAGGGAGAATTCGCCGTCCACGAGATCGCCGAGCTGTGCGACCTCGCCCCGCACCAGACCTGCGAACACCTCCGCCTGCTAAAGGGCCACGGCTTCCTCGACAGCGACCGCCGCGGCAGAACCGTCTACTATAAAATCGCATCGCCGCAGCTTCCGGGCCTGCTCGAATGCATAAAGAAAAACTGTAACATCAGCAAATAA
- a CDS encoding FAD-dependent oxidoreductase — protein sequence MSDQKRILIVGGVAGGASAAARARRLSESAEIIMFERGPYISFANCGLPYHISGDITDRDRLLVQTPESMRSRHNIDVRTNSEVIEIDRPNKRIRVRDLQSDTEYTEPYDTLILSPGAEPVQPPIPGSDNPRVHTLRNIPDMDSIITAVEKENVTSAAVIGAGYIGLEMTEALIQRGLNVSLIELLPQVMATVDPEMAAPLHQHLELHGVDLRLSTSLTSIEEKADRLALKLNDGSALDADIVIMAVGVKPETKLASDASLELGPLGGIKVDDHMRTSDPNIYAVGDAVEVTDTIAQTPALIPLAGPANRQGRAAADNALGRDSAYPGTLGTAICKVFDLSVATTGTNEKRLKKTSAKYEKIYLHPANHAGYYPGASQISLKLIFDPNTGKILGAQATGKDGVDKRIDVIATAIKANLTVHDLQHLELCYAPPYGSAKDPVNYAGFIASNIITGDMKVFHSDLADNPSDDQFLLDVRSPAEVQAGTIPGATNIPIDELRDRLSELPADKEILAFCQVGLRGYLATRVLEQNGLNASNLTGGYKTYRAYKGTLETPDSEEMTDDTGEKQITLEKEIVTMDKLNIAKHVDARGLQCPGPIMELKKAIDEVSSGSAVTITASDPGFAPDVKGWCHSTGNRFISVTTDNGAYTATIVKEQTKPSPTPTCSLDKDPAKEKTIVVFSNDFDKAMATFIIANGAAAMGSKVTLFFTFWGLNLLRKPESVPVKKNLIEKMFGFMMPRGPEKTSLSKMHMAGMGTAMIKGIMKNKNVSSLPEQIANAQAAGVRLVACAMSMDLMGIKPEELIDGVEQGGVAMYLDNAESANVNLFI from the coding sequence ATGTCCGACCAAAAACGCATACTCATCGTCGGCGGCGTCGCCGGCGGAGCCTCAGCAGCAGCACGAGCAAGACGGCTTTCCGAATCCGCCGAGATCATCATGTTCGAACGCGGCCCGTACATCTCCTTCGCAAACTGCGGTCTGCCGTACCACATCTCAGGCGACATCACCGACCGCGACCGACTCCTGGTCCAGACCCCCGAGTCCATGCGCTCCCGCCACAACATCGACGTCCGCACAAACTCCGAGGTCATCGAGATCGACCGCCCCAACAAACGCATCCGCGTTCGTGATCTGCAGTCCGACACCGAATATACCGAACCCTACGACACCCTCATCCTCTCACCCGGCGCAGAACCCGTACAACCTCCCATCCCCGGCAGCGACAACCCCCGCGTCCACACCCTGCGAAACATCCCCGACATGGACTCCATCATCACCGCCGTTGAAAAAGAAAACGTCACCTCCGCCGCCGTCATCGGCGCAGGCTACATCGGTCTCGAAATGACCGAGGCCCTCATCCAGCGAGGCCTCAACGTCTCGCTTATCGAACTGCTACCCCAGGTAATGGCCACCGTCGACCCCGAAATGGCCGCACCCCTGCACCAGCATCTCGAACTTCACGGCGTCGACCTCCGCCTCTCCACCAGCCTTACCTCTATCGAAGAAAAAGCCGACCGCCTCGCCCTCAAGTTAAACGACGGCTCCGCCCTCGACGCTGATATCGTCATCATGGCAGTCGGCGTAAAACCCGAAACAAAACTCGCCTCCGACGCATCCCTCGAACTCGGCCCCCTCGGCGGCATCAAGGTCGACGACCACATGCGCACCTCCGACCCGAACATCTACGCAGTAGGCGACGCGGTCGAAGTCACCGACACCATTGCGCAGACTCCCGCGCTGATCCCTTTAGCAGGCCCCGCCAACCGCCAGGGACGCGCCGCCGCCGACAACGCACTCGGCCGCGACTCCGCCTATCCCGGCACACTAGGCACCGCCATCTGCAAGGTCTTCGACCTCTCCGTCGCAACCACCGGCACCAACGAAAAGCGCCTCAAAAAGACCTCCGCCAAATACGAAAAGATCTACCTCCACCCCGCAAACCATGCCGGCTACTACCCCGGCGCATCACAGATCAGCCTCAAGCTCATCTTCGACCCCAACACCGGCAAGATCCTCGGCGCACAGGCCACCGGCAAAGACGGCGTAGACAAACGCATCGACGTCATCGCCACCGCCATAAAGGCAAACCTCACCGTGCACGACCTCCAGCACCTCGAACTCTGCTACGCACCACCATATGGCTCCGCAAAGGACCCCGTCAACTACGCCGGCTTCATCGCCTCCAACATCATTACCGGCGACATGAAGGTCTTTCACTCCGACCTCGCCGACAACCCCTCCGACGACCAGTTCCTCCTCGACGTCCGCTCTCCCGCCGAGGTCCAGGCAGGCACCATCCCCGGCGCGACCAACATCCCCATCGACGAACTCCGCGACCGCCTCTCCGAACTGCCCGCCGACAAGGAGATCCTCGCCTTCTGCCAGGTCGGTCTCCGCGGCTACCTCGCAACCCGCGTCCTCGAACAGAACGGCCTCAACGCCTCCAACCTCACCGGCGGATACAAAACCTACAGGGCATACAAAGGAACCCTCGAAACCCCCGACTCCGAAGAGATGACCGACGACACGGGAGAAAAACAGATCACCCTCGAAAAAGAGATCGTAACTATGGACAAGCTCAATATCGCAAAACACGTCGACGCCCGCGGCCTCCAGTGCCCCGGCCCCATCATGGAACTCAAAAAAGCTATCGACGAAGTATCCTCCGGCTCTGCTGTCACCATCACCGCCTCCGACCCCGGCTTCGCTCCCGATGTCAAGGGCTGGTGTCACAGCACAGGCAACCGCTTCATCTCCGTAACCACGGACAACGGCGCATACACCGCTACCATCGTAAAGGAACAGACAAAACCCTCACCCACACCGACCTGCAGCCTGGACAAAGACCCAGCCAAAGAAAAAACCATCGTCGTCTTCTCCAACGACTTCGACAAAGCGATGGCAACCTTCATCATCGCCAACGGCGCCGCCGCAATGGGCTCGAAGGTCACACTCTTCTTCACCTTCTGGGGACTCAACCTCCTCCGCAAACCCGAGTCCGTCCCCGTAAAGAAAAACCTCATCGAAAAGATGTTCGGCTTTATGATGCCCCGCGGACCCGAAAAGACCTCGCTTTCAAAGATGCACATGGCTGGCATGGGCACCGCAATGATCAAGGGCATAATGAAAAACAAAAACGTCTCCTCCCTCCCCGAACAGATCGCCAACGCCCAGGCCGCCGGTGTCCGCCTCGTCGCCTGTGCAATGAGCATGGACCTGATGGGCATCAAGCCCGAAGAACTCATCGACGGCGTCGAGCAGGGCGGCGTAGCCATGTACCTCGACAATGCCGAATCCGCAAACGTAAACCTGTTCATATAA
- a CDS encoding 4Fe-4S binding protein encodes MKKLTLVLTIIFAVLATSALSTRLWSGPAEKHTESSPQQPKQLTYSPDMTLKQFAAANDIPRPALKKVFSLSSPNDLTKTLASFELTQPQLKQKLSQIRALKKEHATKDWRKIVIKFALWFAWLAVAFTLLRKAKLTRRNRTALLAVPVVLFGIVLGADPNPMRTVKDAIALFATENIIFPPRLLAFAVFTLLVIFANKLICSWGCQLGTLQDLLFRTMHEKGTPPRLLKPRKIPFAVTNTVRILFLAAFTAVVFITGYDFIEHIDPFKVFKPQALNLAGGIFLAGILLASLVIYRPWCHLFCPFGLTGWIAEKLSIFKIKINRHTCIDCKACARACPSPVMDHILHSKKPTPDCFSCGNCIEACPTNSVSFTAANPNKTTNPADITETQEQTRHPKTA; translated from the coding sequence ATGAAAAAACTTACCCTCGTCCTCACCATCATTTTCGCCGTACTCGCAACCTCGGCCCTCTCAACCCGCCTCTGGTCCGGCCCCGCCGAAAAGCATACCGAATCCTCTCCTCAGCAGCCAAAGCAGCTAACCTACTCCCCCGACATGACCCTAAAACAATTCGCCGCCGCCAACGATATCCCCCGCCCCGCACTCAAAAAAGTCTTCTCGCTCAGCTCACCAAATGACCTCACCAAAACCCTCGCATCCTTCGAACTCACCCAACCCCAGCTCAAACAGAAACTCTCGCAGATCCGCGCCCTCAAAAAAGAACACGCCACCAAGGACTGGCGCAAGATCGTAATAAAATTCGCCCTCTGGTTCGCCTGGCTCGCCGTCGCATTCACCTTACTCCGCAAAGCCAAACTCACCCGCCGCAACCGCACCGCACTGCTCGCCGTCCCCGTCGTCCTCTTCGGCATCGTCCTCGGAGCCGACCCCAATCCCATGCGCACTGTCAAGGACGCCATCGCGCTCTTCGCAACCGAAAACATAATCTTCCCGCCTCGCCTCCTCGCCTTCGCAGTCTTCACCCTCCTCGTGATCTTCGCCAACAAGCTCATCTGCTCCTGGGGCTGTCAGCTCGGCACCCTCCAGGACTTGCTCTTCCGCACCATGCACGAAAAGGGCACACCCCCGCGCCTCCTCAAACCCCGCAAGATCCCATTCGCCGTAACCAACACCGTCCGCATCCTCTTCCTCGCCGCCTTCACCGCCGTAGTCTTCATCACCGGCTACGACTTCATCGAACACATCGACCCTTTCAAGGTCTTCAAGCCCCAGGCCCTCAACCTCGCAGGCGGCATCTTCCTCGCTGGGATCCTCCTCGCCTCCCTCGTCATTTATCGCCCCTGGTGCCACCTCTTCTGCCCCTTCGGCCTCACCGGCTGGATCGCCGAAAAACTCAGCATTTTCAAAATAAAGATCAACCGCCATACCTGCATCGACTGCAAGGCCTGCGCCCGCGCCTGCCCCTCACCCGTCATGGACCACATCCTCCACAGCAAAAAGCCAACCCCCGACTGCTTCTCCTGCGGCAACTGTATCGAAGCCTGCCCAACCAACTCAGTATCCTTCACCGCCGCAAACCCAAACAAAACAACCAACCCCGCCGACATCACCGAAACCCAAGAACAAACCAGACACCCCAAAACAGCATGA
- a CDS encoding isochorismatase family protein, with translation MDANTNKVMIDRDDVVMLLIDHQAGLFNLVKDMPVAQLRNNVIALAKAAALLDIPVITTASVPEGPNGPMIPEIHHYAKHAKYVAREGQINAWDVPGFVKAVEDTGRKTLVMTGTLTSVCLAFPAVSATAAGYKVYGVVDASGNWSRMATDLAIARMAHAGVVPVDTFAIITELQQTWNRPDAMEYAGIYGEHVIPNYQLLMESYTSEQE, from the coding sequence ATGGATGCCAACACGAATAAGGTCATGATCGATCGGGATGATGTCGTGATGCTGCTGATCGATCACCAGGCCGGGCTGTTCAATCTGGTAAAGGATATGCCTGTCGCTCAGTTGCGGAACAATGTTATCGCGCTGGCGAAGGCGGCGGCGCTGCTGGATATACCGGTGATCACGACCGCATCGGTGCCGGAGGGGCCCAACGGACCTATGATCCCGGAGATACACCATTACGCAAAGCATGCGAAGTATGTCGCGCGGGAAGGGCAGATCAATGCGTGGGATGTGCCGGGGTTCGTCAAGGCGGTCGAGGATACTGGGCGGAAGACGCTTGTGATGACGGGGACACTGACGAGTGTGTGCCTGGCGTTTCCGGCGGTCAGTGCGACGGCGGCGGGGTACAAGGTTTATGGGGTGGTGGACGCGTCGGGCAACTGGAGCAGGATGGCGACGGATCTGGCGATCGCGCGGATGGCGCATGCGGGTGTGGTGCCTGTGGATACATTCGCGATAATTACGGAGCTGCAGCAGACGTGGAATCGGCCGGACGCTATGGAGTACGCCGGGATCTACGGCGAACATGTTATTCCGAACTATCAACTCCTTATGGAAAGCTATACTAGCGAGCAGGAGTAA
- a CDS encoding B12-binding domain-containing radical SAM protein, whose product MEKRKLFRMVVLAYPAFNIYSNIAKKTTALGPVCVASAANKLAGWDVEVVDENNLGRFGPRSEEGGADHEELERLRPADVVGFYGGLTSTAERIYRLAEFYKGRGVFTVGGGQHFMGENLEEGLRAGIDVIVRGEGEPVIRELLEMVERHEEPAGIAGLAYMQDGKVVQTEEREKICDFEEHVLPDFSLVRYARLKIYPVEWVRGCGMNCEFCTVKGRPRAASVERIMEQFRRIVEIHGGRQFFVVDDLFGQMRDDTIRLCDMLSEYQERMGVRLFITVQIRLDRARDEELLRAMRRAGIKAAAIGFESPIDEELAMMRKSIRAEDMLEYVKVFRRCGFLVHGMFIFGYPLRGDQSVAMSIEERRKRFTKFIRKSKLDTIQVLMPVPLPGTELRERLDEEGRLYAVEDVGWKYYDGNFPLFEPAGETSAEQMQAATHKIMAEFYRFRSMFLLAVSVISFPAVVLASRRLQSGWLRWYRSWRNNLVRFGGWIILRRWTVQFERGDFTERLKYKRRRLGG is encoded by the coding sequence TTGGAAAAGCGAAAGTTGTTCAGGATGGTTGTGCTGGCTTATCCGGCGTTCAATATTTATTCGAACATTGCGAAGAAGACGACCGCGCTGGGGCCGGTGTGCGTGGCGAGTGCCGCGAATAAGCTGGCGGGATGGGACGTCGAGGTGGTGGACGAGAATAACCTTGGGCGTTTCGGGCCGAGAAGCGAGGAAGGCGGGGCCGATCATGAGGAGCTGGAGCGGTTGCGTCCTGCGGATGTGGTCGGGTTTTATGGAGGGCTGACGAGTACCGCGGAGAGGATATACCGGCTGGCGGAGTTCTACAAGGGGCGTGGAGTATTTACCGTTGGGGGCGGACAGCACTTTATGGGGGAGAATTTGGAGGAAGGTTTGCGGGCGGGAATCGACGTGATCGTGCGCGGTGAAGGCGAGCCGGTTATCCGGGAGCTGCTGGAGATGGTCGAGCGGCATGAGGAGCCTGCGGGGATTGCGGGCCTCGCCTATATGCAAGACGGGAAGGTGGTGCAGACAGAGGAGCGGGAGAAGATCTGCGATTTTGAGGAGCATGTGCTGCCGGACTTTTCGCTGGTGCGGTATGCGCGACTGAAAATATATCCGGTGGAGTGGGTTCGCGGGTGCGGTATGAACTGCGAGTTCTGCACGGTCAAGGGCCGGCCCAGGGCGGCGAGCGTGGAACGGATAATGGAACAGTTTCGGCGGATCGTGGAAATACATGGCGGGCGGCAGTTTTTCGTGGTGGACGATCTGTTCGGACAGATGCGGGATGACACGATCCGGCTATGCGATATGCTGAGCGAGTATCAGGAGCGGATGGGGGTGAGACTGTTCATTACTGTTCAGATCCGGCTGGACCGGGCGCGGGATGAAGAGCTGCTGCGTGCGATGCGGCGGGCGGGGATCAAGGCGGCAGCGATCGGATTCGAGTCGCCGATCGACGAGGAGCTTGCGATGATGCGTAAGAGTATTCGGGCGGAAGATATGCTGGAGTACGTGAAGGTGTTTCGCCGGTGCGGATTTCTGGTGCACGGCATGTTCATATTCGGATATCCGCTGCGCGGAGACCAGAGCGTGGCGATGAGCATTGAGGAAAGGCGGAAGCGGTTTACGAAGTTTATACGCAAGAGCAAGCTGGATACGATACAGGTGCTGATGCCGGTGCCGCTGCCGGGAACGGAACTGCGGGAGCGGTTGGACGAGGAGGGCAGGCTGTATGCGGTTGAGGATGTGGGGTGGAAGTATTATGACGGCAATTTTCCCTTATTCGAGCCTGCGGGTGAAACGAGCGCTGAACAGATGCAGGCGGCGACGCATAAGATAATGGCTGAGTTTTACAGGTTCAGGAGCATGTTTCTGTTGGCGGTGAGTGTGATCTCGTTCCCGGCGGTTGTGCTGGCATCACGGAGGCTGCAGTCGGGGTGGCTGAGGTGGTACAGATCGTGGCGGAACAACCTGGTGCGGTTCGGCGGGTGGATTATACTGCGGCGGTGGACGGTCCAGTTCGAACGGGGAGATTTCACGGAACGATTAAAGTACAAGCGCAGACGGTTGGGGGGCTAG